Below is a window of Acidimicrobiales bacterium DNA.
GCGCGGAACGTCCCGACAGACCGTCTCGACGGACCGCTTCGACAGACCGCCTCGAGGCTGCTGGCTCGCCGGTACCCCCATCCGGGCTCCATCCACGCCCTGACTCCTGCGTGTCGAAGCACCGGGCAGCAGCGCCCCCCGCCTAGCCTGTGACGGAACACAACTCCTGTGACGAGTGCGAGGCCTGGGGGCCGCGTGGCGAACAGCATTCTCGGCCGTGACATGGCCGTCGATCTCGGCACCGCGAACACCCTCGTCTACGTGCGGGGGCGCGGGATCGTGCTGAACGAGCCCTCCGTGGTGGCCGTGTCGGTCAAGGACGGCCGGGTGCTGGCCGTGGGGACCGAGGCCAAGCGCATGATCGGGCGCACCCCGGCCCACATCGAGGCCATCCGCCCCTTGAAGGACGGCGTCATCGCCGACTTCGAGATCTGCGAGAAGATGCTCCGCTTCTTCATCCACAAGGTCCACCAGCGGCGCTTCGCCAAGCCCCGCATGGTGATCTGCGTGCCCTCCGGCATCACCGGGGTGGAGCAGCGGGCCGTGCAGGAGGCCGCCGAGTACGCCGGGGCCCGCAAGCCGGCCTACATCATCGAGGAGCCCATGGCCGCTGCCATCGGGGCCGGCCTCCCGGTGCAGGAGCCCACCGGCAACATGATCGTCGACATCGGGGGTGGCACCACCGAGGTGGCCGTCATCTCCCTGGGAGGCATCGTGGCCAGCCAGTCGGTCCGGGTCGGGGGCGACGAGCTGGACGACGCCATCATCCAGTTCATCAAGAAGGAGTACAGCCTGGCCCTGGGCGAGCGCACCGCCGAGGAGGTCAAGATGGCCCTCGGGTCGGCCTGGCCCCTGGAGGAGGAGCTGCACGCCGAGATCCGGGGCCGGGACCTGGTGACCGGCCTCCCCAAGACCATCGTCACCTCCACCGAGGAGCTGCGCGAGGCCCTGGAGGAGCCGGTGGCCGCCATCTGCGACGCGGTCAAGGTCACCCTGGACAAGACGCCGCCCGAGCTGGCCGCCGACATCATGGAGCAAGGCATCGTGCTGGCCGGCGGCGGGGCCCTGCTGCACGGCCTGTCCCACCGGCTGGAGCACGAGACGGGCATGCCCATCGTCATCGCCGACAACCCCCTGCACTGCGTGGCCATCGGCTCCGGCCAGTCCCTGGAGGAGTTCGAGGCCCTCAAGGGCGTGCTCTTCTCGTCGAACCCCCAGACCTAGCCCCCAGGCAAGGTGCCCCGGTCACGGCGTTTCGGACGCTCGCGCTTCACCCTCATCCTGCTGGTCCTGGCCTCGCTGACGGTCCTCACCCTCGACTACCGCGACAGCGGTCCGGTGCAGGGGGCCCGCAACGCCCTGGGCACCGTCCTGTCGCCGTTCCGCTCGGTCGGCGAGTGGGTGGCCACGCCGTTCCAGAACGGGTGGGAGGGCATCACCGGCTACGACGACCTGAAGGACGAGAACACCGACCTGCGGCGCCAGCTCGACGAGGTGCGGGGCGACGAGGTCGAGGCCGACGCCCTGACCAAGGAGAACGAGGAGCTGCGCCGCCTCAACGACCTGCCCGTCACCGCCGACATCCCCCGCACCACGGCCGAGATCACCTCGGGCCCGCTGACCAGCTTCGACACCACCCTCGAGATCGACAAGGGCTCGGGGGACGGCATCAAGGTGGGGATGGCCGTCATCACCGAGGCCGGCCTGGTCGGGCGGATCCACCGGGTGCAGGGCGGCCGGGCCCGGGTGCAGCTCATCACCGACCCCGACTTCCCCGGCGTGGGGGTGCGCCTGGTCGAGAGCGGTGATGTCGGCCTGGCCCGGGGCAGCAGCCGGGGCCGGCTCCGGGTCGAGGAGGGGATCACCGCCACCACGCCGGTCGAGCGGGGCGAGGACCTGGTGACCAGCGGGCTCGAGCGCAGCAACTACCCGGCCGGCATCCCGGTGGGGACGGTGATCGACGTGCAGCCCACCGAGGACCAGGTCGAGCAGGCCCTGAACGTCGAGCCCGCCGCCGACCTGGACGCGGTGCGCTTCGTCATCGTGCTCCTCTGCGACGAGAACTGCGGATAGCCGTGGTGGCCGGTCGCCTCGCCCTGGTGGGCCTCGTCGCCCTGCTCCTG
It encodes the following:
- a CDS encoding rod shape-determining protein; protein product: MANSILGRDMAVDLGTANTLVYVRGRGIVLNEPSVVAVSVKDGRVLAVGTEAKRMIGRTPAHIEAIRPLKDGVIADFEICEKMLRFFIHKVHQRRFAKPRMVICVPSGITGVEQRAVQEAAEYAGARKPAYIIEEPMAAAIGAGLPVQEPTGNMIVDIGGGTTEVAVISLGGIVASQSVRVGGDELDDAIIQFIKKEYSLALGERTAEEVKMALGSAWPLEEELHAEIRGRDLVTGLPKTIVTSTEELREALEEPVAAICDAVKVTLDKTPPELAADIMEQGIVLAGGGALLHGLSHRLEHETGMPIVIADNPLHCVAIGSGQSLEEFEALKGVLFSSNPQT
- the mreC gene encoding rod shape-determining protein MreC, which gives rise to MPRSRRFGRSRFTLILLVLASLTVLTLDYRDSGPVQGARNALGTVLSPFRSVGEWVATPFQNGWEGITGYDDLKDENTDLRRQLDEVRGDEVEADALTKENEELRRLNDLPVTADIPRTTAEITSGPLTSFDTTLEIDKGSGDGIKVGMAVITEAGLVGRIHRVQGGRARVQLITDPDFPGVGVRLVESGDVGLARGSSRGRLRVEEGITATTPVERGEDLVTSGLERSNYPAGIPVGTVIDVQPTEDQVEQALNVEPAADLDAVRFVIVLLCDENCG